One window of the Rubinisphaera margarita genome contains the following:
- a CDS encoding class I SAM-dependent methyltransferase, with protein MRLHKQDVFPGYMTQAIGFFKDQPAGQHILDLPAGNGKLTAALRDLGHTVTPADINLQKSDFVYADMTKRLPFDDETFDGAICLEGIEHVLNPFLLLGELIRVSKVGGHVVVSTPNIMNMWSRLQFLFTGTFYQFHPAQLHDYEPEEAVDRFHISPMSYHTMRYLGEYFGADVAEVRGDKAKRGFLAPLYMGIQVAGSFWSRSLYFSKKYEQYRERNARIHQQSNSWPAMTGRSIVMVFEKKRSTRVVPTDVFLSEDAVKAA; from the coding sequence ATGCGGCTTCACAAGCAAGATGTTTTCCCCGGCTACATGACCCAGGCGATTGGTTTCTTTAAGGACCAGCCAGCCGGGCAGCACATCCTCGATCTGCCTGCGGGAAACGGCAAGCTTACGGCTGCCCTGCGGGATCTGGGGCACACGGTCACTCCAGCGGATATCAATCTGCAGAAGAGCGACTTCGTTTATGCCGATATGACGAAGCGGCTTCCTTTCGACGATGAAACCTTCGACGGCGCCATCTGCCTCGAAGGAATCGAGCACGTTCTGAATCCGTTTCTGCTGCTCGGGGAGCTCATTCGTGTCTCCAAAGTCGGCGGACATGTTGTAGTCTCGACGCCGAATATCATGAATATGTGGTCTCGACTGCAGTTTCTGTTTACCGGCACCTTCTATCAGTTTCATCCCGCACAGCTGCACGATTACGAGCCGGAAGAGGCGGTCGATCGCTTTCATATTTCGCCGATGTCCTATCACACGATGCGCTATCTCGGCGAGTATTTCGGCGCGGATGTCGCCGAGGTACGTGGTGACAAAGCCAAACGCGGCTTCCTGGCTCCGCTGTACATGGGGATTCAGGTTGCCGGTTCGTTCTGGTCTCGCTCGCTGTATTTCTCGAAGAAGTACGAACAGTACCGGGAACGCAATGCGCGAATTCACCAGCAGTCGAATTCCTGGCCGGCCATGACGGGACGCTCCATCGTGATGGTCTTTGAAAAGAAGCGATCCACCCGGGTCGTTCCCACGGATGTGTTCTTGAGCGAGGACGCGGTGAAGGCCGCCTGA
- the purQ gene encoding phosphoribosylformylglycinamidine synthase I produces MTANPRICVLRAPGTNCDPETCYAFDQAGGAADNVHLFELLEAPQRLRDYQILCIPGGFSYGDDIGAGVIFAAQIRRQLGDLLHEHLDRDTLTLGICNGFQVLLKSGILPGGSKDWTPGPEYQRQATLTWNNNGKYTARWVELVADSPQNVFLKGIDRIEMPLAHAEGKLCVADPALVDAWRDNSQIALRYCDTSGKPSDDILDEQFNPNGSVANIAGLGDASGRVLGLMPHPERFIKATHHPQWTRKNLSGEGDGLKLFQNAVQYFA; encoded by the coding sequence ATGACGGCAAACCCTCGGATCTGTGTACTCCGGGCTCCTGGCACAAACTGTGATCCTGAAACGTGTTACGCGTTTGACCAAGCGGGGGGAGCCGCGGATAATGTCCATCTGTTTGAGCTTTTGGAAGCTCCGCAGAGGCTGCGAGATTACCAGATTCTCTGTATTCCCGGCGGCTTCAGCTATGGAGATGACATCGGAGCCGGCGTGATTTTCGCCGCTCAGATTCGTCGCCAGCTTGGCGATCTGCTCCACGAACATCTCGATCGTGACACGCTCACCCTGGGAATCTGCAACGGGTTTCAGGTGCTGCTGAAGTCGGGCATTCTGCCTGGCGGATCGAAGGACTGGACACCCGGTCCGGAATATCAACGCCAAGCGACGTTGACCTGGAACAATAATGGCAAATACACGGCTCGCTGGGTCGAACTGGTGGCCGACAGTCCACAGAACGTCTTTCTCAAGGGGATCGACCGCATCGAGATGCCGCTCGCGCATGCCGAAGGCAAACTCTGCGTCGCCGATCCTGCGCTGGTCGATGCCTGGCGGGACAATTCACAGATCGCTCTCCGCTACTGCGACACTTCCGGTAAACCGTCCGACGATATCCTCGACGAGCAGTTCAATCCGAACGGATCGGTCGCCAATATCGCCGGTCTGGGGGATGCCTCGGGACGCGTTCTGGGGCTGATGCCGCATCCGGAACGCTTTATCAAGGCCACCCACCACCCGCAGTGGACCCGCAAGAATCTGTCGGGTGAAGGTGACGGCCTCAAGCTCTTCCAGAACGCGGTCCAGTACTTCGCTTAA
- a CDS encoding class I SAM-dependent methyltransferase yields MVKLKKDYASFRTRPARTQYLHDQFGSVLKGKILDVGCYEAPLREMLPNEDYLGIDIVGKPDQVVDLEKAESLPFRDGSFNCVICIEVLEHLNNLHDMYQELFRVSSSDVIVSLPNCWCGARQKVGRGNGEILHYGLPHKKPVDRHKWFFNVTQVAEFFSAACPAEYELVDVRVVEKPRSKALQLLRKFWFSTKAYDNRYAHTVFGVYRRRQAQKLAA; encoded by the coding sequence ATGGTGAAGTTGAAGAAGGACTACGCATCCTTCCGTACTCGTCCGGCACGTACTCAATACCTGCACGACCAGTTTGGAAGCGTTCTTAAAGGCAAAATCCTGGATGTCGGCTGCTATGAAGCGCCGCTTCGCGAGATGCTGCCCAACGAAGACTATCTTGGAATTGATATCGTCGGGAAGCCGGATCAGGTCGTCGATCTGGAGAAGGCCGAATCCCTGCCGTTCCGAGACGGATCGTTCAACTGCGTGATCTGTATCGAGGTGCTGGAGCATCTCAACAACCTTCACGATATGTATCAGGAGCTGTTCCGCGTCAGCAGCAGCGACGTGATCGTCTCGCTGCCGAACTGCTGGTGCGGTGCCCGTCAGAAAGTGGGTCGAGGCAACGGAGAGATCCTGCACTACGGCCTCCCGCATAAAAAACCGGTCGATCGTCACAAGTGGTTCTTCAATGTGACCCAGGTGGCGGAATTCTTCTCAGCGGCCTGCCCGGCGGAGTATGAGCTTGTTGACGTCCGCGTCGTCGAGAAGCCTCGAAGCAAGGCTCTTCAGCTGTTGCGGAAGTTCTGGTTCTCGACCAAAGCTTACGACAATCGCTATGCCCACACCGTTTTCGGCGTGTACCGACGACGTCAGGCCCAGAAACTGGCCGCGTAA